The genomic DNA TCAAAATATGGAGGAGCCAGAATTTATCATCTGACCACATCTCGTTAAATGGAATTTCTGATTCTTTAAACCATTTTGGGGTCATTTCTTTAGTCTCGACAGGTTTTCCTTCCCAATTTTTAACTAAGAACACATGGACTTCTTGATCCCACCTTTGCTCTTTGGCAATATTGGGGAAATAAAAATTTAAAATAGCTACTTTTTCTAATTCCTTTATTTTGACCCCAATTTCTTCTTTAGTTTCTCGAATAGCAGCATCAAAGATATTTTCATCTCCTTTTTTGGGGTTTAATTTTCCTCCAACCCCATTCCATTTCCCAGCCCCAAAACCCTTCTTTTTCATAGCTAAAAGTATTTCCTTGCTCCCTTGATTTTCTTTAACTAATAAACACAAAGTCGCCTTTTTCACATTTTTAAATTGGAGCTTCCTTTACTCCCATTTTAATAAATATTCGTGATATTCATCTCCTCGGAAAGTACATTTAGTTTCTTCAAAAGTTATTTGAGAAGACCTTACTAACATTTGCACAACTCCACAAAAATAACCTCCCAAAAAACAACAGAAAATAGGATGGAGATTGAAATTTTCCAATCTTAAAATGGCATATTTTTTCTCTTCGCTAAGTTCAACTGGAACCAGTTCGCCTATAGCGTAGTGCTTTTTCCAGATTTTTGGGGCTTCTTCAAAAAAAACTCTTTGAGCAGAAAGAAAATATCTTATAAAAAGTTTAAGAATAAAGGAAACCTTAGATCCGAAAGTCCCTAATTCCTTAATCTTTTCGTCATCAAAATTGAAAACTTTCTTAATAGCTAATAGAGAGATGGCTCTTAGACCTATTGGATGAAAGCCCATAGCCTTCATTTC from Patescibacteria group bacterium includes the following:
- a CDS encoding 8-oxo-dGTP diphosphatase gives rise to the protein MKKATLCLLVKENQGSKEILLAMKKKGFGAGKWNGVGGKLNPKKGDENIFDAAIRETKEEIGVKIKELEKVAILNFYFPNIAKEQRWDQEVHVFLVKNWEGKPVETKEMTPKWFKESEIPFNEMWSDDKFWLLHILKGKKLKADFIFDREEVVEKHNIKFVKNI